In the genome of Vespa crabro chromosome 17, iyVesCrab1.2, whole genome shotgun sequence, one region contains:
- the LOC124429974 gene encoding NADPH--cytochrome P450 reductase isoform X1, translated as MDLPIADASQPKAVRMAGSPVIENENKMETVDESSYSTLDFLLLGTLLLVAIWWLMRRNKQEDTTFTTKSYSIQPTSFTSLTPSENSFIKKLISSGRSLVVFYGSQTGTGEEFAGRLAKEGIRYKLKGMVADPEECEMEELTHMKKIKNSLAVFCLATYGEGDPTDNAMEFVDWLKNGDPDLTGLNYSVFGLGNKTYEHYNEVAVYVDYRLEQLGATRVFDLGLGDDDANIEDDFITWKDKFWPAVCEFFGIEGTGEDVSIRQYKLTEHVDILPECIYTGEIARFHSFKNQRPPYDAKNPFLAPIKVNKELHGPTSDRSCMHIEFDIETSKMRYESGDHLAVYPVNSAELVNKIGEKCGIDLDTVFTLTNTDEESTKKHPFPCPCTYRTALTHYLDITGNPRTHILKELSEYASDPIDKEKLKLMASTSAEGKAAYQQWIVQENRNIVHILEDIPSVKPALDHLCEILPRLQCRYYSISSSPKLHPNSIHITAVVVEYKTLTGRINKGVTTSWLKEKHPSNPPCLVPIFVRKSQFRLPTRLTTPIIMIGPGTGLAPFRGFIQERDLAKKEGKEVGDTILYFGCRKKNEDYLYREELEEYVNSGMLKLHIAFSRDQPQKVYVTHLLENNKEEIWRVIGEQNGHIYVCGDARNMARDVHNILLKVVMEKGNMSDKEAAAYIKKMDSQKRYSSDVWS; from the exons ATGGATTTACCG ATTGCAGACGCATCACAACCAAAAGCAGTAAGGATGGCTGGTTCTCCAGTTATAGAAAATGAGAACAAAATGGAGACTGTTGACGAGTCTTCTTATAGTACTTTAGATTTTCTTCTACTTGGAACTCTACTTTTGGTAGCCATATGGTGGCTTATGCGCAGAAATAAGCAAGAAGATACTACATTTACTACTAAATCATATTCCATtca aCCAACATCATTTACATCATTAACACCAtcagaaaattcttttataaaaaagttaatatctTCTGGTCGAAGTTTAGTTGTATTTTACGGTAGTCAAACTGGAACAGGTGAAGAATTTGCAGGCAGATTAGCCAAGGAAGGTATCCGATATAAATTGAAGGGTATGGTTGCAGATCCAGAGGAATGTGAGATG GAAGAATTAAcgcatatgaaaaaaattaaaaatagccTAGCAGTATTTTGTTTAGCCACGTATGGAGAAGGTGATCCTACAGATAATGCAATGGAATTTGTTGATTGGCTAAAGAATGGAGATCCAGATCTTACAGGCCTAAATTATTCA gtattcggacttggaaataaaaCTTATGAACATTACAATGAGGTGGCTGTATATGTTGATTATAGATTGGAACAATTAGGTGCTACCCGTGTTTTTGATTTGGGATTAGGTGATGATGATGCcaa tatAGAAGATGATTTTATTACTTGGAAGGACAAATTTTGGCCAGCTGTCTGTGAATTCTTTGGTATTGAAGGTACAGGAGAAGATGTCAGTATTAGACAATATAAATTAACGGAACATGTTGATATTCTGCCTGAATGTATTTATACTGGAGAAATAGCacgttttcattcttttaaaaatcaaagacC ACCATATGATGCTAAAAATCCTTTCTTGGCACCAATCAAAGTCAACAAAGAATTACATGGTCCAACATCTGATAGATCTTGTATGCATATTGAGTTTGATATAGAAACATCTAAAATGCGTTATGAATCTGGCGATCATTTAGCTGTATATCCTGTTAACAGTGCAGAGTTGGTAAATAAAATTGGCGAAAAATGTGGTATTGATTTAGATACTGTATTCACTCTTACTAATACAGATG AGGAATCCACTAAAAAGCATCCATTTCCATGTCCTTGTACATATAGAACTGCTTTAACTCATTATTTGGATATAACTGGTAATCCAAGAACTCATATTTTAAAAGAGTTATCAGAATATGCTAGTGACCCAattgataaagagaaattaaaattgatgGCTTCTACTAGTGCTGAAGGTAAAGCTGCTTATCAGCAATGGATAGTACaagaaaacagaaatattGTACACATCTTAGAAGACATCCCTAGTGTGAAACCAGCCTTGGATCATTTGTGTGAAATTTTACCACGATTACAATGCCGTTACTATTCTATTTCTTCATCGCCGAAG cttcaTCCAAATTCAATACATATTACTGCAGTTGTCGTGGAATATAAAACACTAACAGGTAGAATTAATAAAGGTGTAACAACCAGTtggttaaaagaaaaacatcctTCGAATCCACCTTGTCTTGTTCCTATATTTGTACGAAAATCACAATTTCGTTTACCAACACGATTGACTACCCCAATTATTATGATTGGACCTGGAACTGGTTTAGCACCATTTAGAGGTTTTATACAAGAACGAGACTTAGCTAAAAAGGAAGGTAAAGAAGTCGGTgatacgattttatattttggatgcagaaagaagaacgaagattATTTGTATAGAGAAGAATTAGAAGAATACGTGAACAGCGGCATGTTAAAATTGCATATTGCATTTAGCAGAGATCAGCCTCAGAAAGTATATGTAACACATttacttgaaaataataaagaagaaatatggaGAGTCATTGGTGAACAAAATGGTCATATATACGTCTGTGG TGATGCTAGAAATATGGCTCGTgatgtacataatatattactaaAAGTTGtaatggaaaaaggaaatatgtcAGATAAAGAAGCAGCAgcatatattaagaaaatggATTCGCAAAAACGTTATTCTAGTGATGTTTGGAGTTGa
- the LOC124429974 gene encoding NADPH--cytochrome P450 reductase isoform X2: protein MAGSPVIENENKMETVDESSYSTLDFLLLGTLLLVAIWWLMRRNKQEDTTFTTKSYSIQPTSFTSLTPSENSFIKKLISSGRSLVVFYGSQTGTGEEFAGRLAKEGIRYKLKGMVADPEECEMEELTHMKKIKNSLAVFCLATYGEGDPTDNAMEFVDWLKNGDPDLTGLNYSVFGLGNKTYEHYNEVAVYVDYRLEQLGATRVFDLGLGDDDANIEDDFITWKDKFWPAVCEFFGIEGTGEDVSIRQYKLTEHVDILPECIYTGEIARFHSFKNQRPPYDAKNPFLAPIKVNKELHGPTSDRSCMHIEFDIETSKMRYESGDHLAVYPVNSAELVNKIGEKCGIDLDTVFTLTNTDEESTKKHPFPCPCTYRTALTHYLDITGNPRTHILKELSEYASDPIDKEKLKLMASTSAEGKAAYQQWIVQENRNIVHILEDIPSVKPALDHLCEILPRLQCRYYSISSSPKLHPNSIHITAVVVEYKTLTGRINKGVTTSWLKEKHPSNPPCLVPIFVRKSQFRLPTRLTTPIIMIGPGTGLAPFRGFIQERDLAKKEGKEVGDTILYFGCRKKNEDYLYREELEEYVNSGMLKLHIAFSRDQPQKVYVTHLLENNKEEIWRVIGEQNGHIYVCGDARNMARDVHNILLKVVMEKGNMSDKEAAAYIKKMDSQKRYSSDVWS, encoded by the exons ATGGCTGGTTCTCCAGTTATAGAAAATGAGAACAAAATGGAGACTGTTGACGAGTCTTCTTATAGTACTTTAGATTTTCTTCTACTTGGAACTCTACTTTTGGTAGCCATATGGTGGCTTATGCGCAGAAATAAGCAAGAAGATACTACATTTACTACTAAATCATATTCCATtca aCCAACATCATTTACATCATTAACACCAtcagaaaattcttttataaaaaagttaatatctTCTGGTCGAAGTTTAGTTGTATTTTACGGTAGTCAAACTGGAACAGGTGAAGAATTTGCAGGCAGATTAGCCAAGGAAGGTATCCGATATAAATTGAAGGGTATGGTTGCAGATCCAGAGGAATGTGAGATG GAAGAATTAAcgcatatgaaaaaaattaaaaatagccTAGCAGTATTTTGTTTAGCCACGTATGGAGAAGGTGATCCTACAGATAATGCAATGGAATTTGTTGATTGGCTAAAGAATGGAGATCCAGATCTTACAGGCCTAAATTATTCA gtattcggacttggaaataaaaCTTATGAACATTACAATGAGGTGGCTGTATATGTTGATTATAGATTGGAACAATTAGGTGCTACCCGTGTTTTTGATTTGGGATTAGGTGATGATGATGCcaa tatAGAAGATGATTTTATTACTTGGAAGGACAAATTTTGGCCAGCTGTCTGTGAATTCTTTGGTATTGAAGGTACAGGAGAAGATGTCAGTATTAGACAATATAAATTAACGGAACATGTTGATATTCTGCCTGAATGTATTTATACTGGAGAAATAGCacgttttcattcttttaaaaatcaaagacC ACCATATGATGCTAAAAATCCTTTCTTGGCACCAATCAAAGTCAACAAAGAATTACATGGTCCAACATCTGATAGATCTTGTATGCATATTGAGTTTGATATAGAAACATCTAAAATGCGTTATGAATCTGGCGATCATTTAGCTGTATATCCTGTTAACAGTGCAGAGTTGGTAAATAAAATTGGCGAAAAATGTGGTATTGATTTAGATACTGTATTCACTCTTACTAATACAGATG AGGAATCCACTAAAAAGCATCCATTTCCATGTCCTTGTACATATAGAACTGCTTTAACTCATTATTTGGATATAACTGGTAATCCAAGAACTCATATTTTAAAAGAGTTATCAGAATATGCTAGTGACCCAattgataaagagaaattaaaattgatgGCTTCTACTAGTGCTGAAGGTAAAGCTGCTTATCAGCAATGGATAGTACaagaaaacagaaatattGTACACATCTTAGAAGACATCCCTAGTGTGAAACCAGCCTTGGATCATTTGTGTGAAATTTTACCACGATTACAATGCCGTTACTATTCTATTTCTTCATCGCCGAAG cttcaTCCAAATTCAATACATATTACTGCAGTTGTCGTGGAATATAAAACACTAACAGGTAGAATTAATAAAGGTGTAACAACCAGTtggttaaaagaaaaacatcctTCGAATCCACCTTGTCTTGTTCCTATATTTGTACGAAAATCACAATTTCGTTTACCAACACGATTGACTACCCCAATTATTATGATTGGACCTGGAACTGGTTTAGCACCATTTAGAGGTTTTATACAAGAACGAGACTTAGCTAAAAAGGAAGGTAAAGAAGTCGGTgatacgattttatattttggatgcagaaagaagaacgaagattATTTGTATAGAGAAGAATTAGAAGAATACGTGAACAGCGGCATGTTAAAATTGCATATTGCATTTAGCAGAGATCAGCCTCAGAAAGTATATGTAACACATttacttgaaaataataaagaagaaatatggaGAGTCATTGGTGAACAAAATGGTCATATATACGTCTGTGG TGATGCTAGAAATATGGCTCGTgatgtacataatatattactaaAAGTTGtaatggaaaaaggaaatatgtcAGATAAAGAAGCAGCAgcatatattaagaaaatggATTCGCAAAAACGTTATTCTAGTGATGTTTGGAGTTGa
- the LOC124430041 gene encoding NADH dehydrogenase (ubiquinone) complex I, assembly factor 6 isoform X1 has product MMTSSLFVNKNIVRQCFRCMSTMKKQSSAEYCLELVRKRDYENFLCTLLLPNNIKAAGFAIRAFNVEIAQVEDQISIKHIGIMRLQFWKETLNRIYDGMPSETPVALELHRILQKHKLSKRYFKRLIDARLDKLEKSTFPNIQAVENYAESTVSSIYYLLLEAHGTKNIKADHAASHLGKAQGIVTLLRSIPYHAQKRVIVLPEDILMKHNISSESVLRNVKNTALNDVIFEVASCAKQHVEEAISLNTLQESKSIFLPIICIENYLEELRKTDFDIFHPRLVRRNGFLPLQLLWRKITDKFSK; this is encoded by the exons atgatGACTTCCtcattatttgttaataaaaatattgtaagaCAATGTTTTCGTTGTATGAGCACAATGAAAAAACAGTCATCCGCTGAATATTGTTTGGAATTGGTTAG aaaaagagattatGAGAATTTTTTATGCACGTTACTACTtcctaataatataaaagctGCAGGTTTTGCGATTCGTGCTTTTAACGTTGAAATAGCACAAGTTGAAGACCAAATAAGTATAAAACACATAGGAATAATGAGATTACAATTTTGGAAAGAAACGCTGAATAGGATATATGATGGTATGCCATCAGAAACACCAGTTGCTTTAGAATTACATAgg ATATTACAAAAACACAAACTttcaaaaagatattttaaacgtCTAATTGATGCTCGATtagataaattagaaaaatctaCATTTCCTAATATACAAGCAGTTGAAAATTACGCTGAAAGTACTGTTTCATcaatttattacttattattggAAGCACAtggtacaaaaaatataaaggcaGATCATGCAGCTAGTCATTTGGGCAAAGCACAAGGAATTGTTACTTTATTACGCTCCATTCCATATCATGCTCAAAAACGTGTTATTGTTTTACCAgaagatattttaatgaaacacAATATATCATCCGAATCAGTAttacgaaatgtaaaaaatacaGCTCTGAATGATGTAATATTTGAAGTAGCATCTTGTGCCAAACAACATGTAGAAGAG GCAATTTCACTTAATACTTTGCAGGAAAgcaaatcaatatttttaccaataatttgtatagaaaattatttagaagaaTTAAGGAAAACagattttgatatttttcatccAAGACTTGTAAGAAGAAATGGTTTCTTACCATTGCAACTTTTATGGAGAAAGATAACTGATAAAtttagtaaataa
- the LOC124430041 gene encoding perilipin-2 isoform X2, with protein MFAIMEVKLTDRLYRIQSVDRARKIPSLNYLFDKSTKVYDRMKGANTFVNWAFDMVENVVNIVIEKSTPVARLMEKPIYTLDKTLCQGFDFMEVKLPIIKEEPKEILDRTKSFVTNHLRPAVKTFSNLKHETKQKVRIMILLTYYKVHYLRLYSWQQADRVMSTQTGISILKTVDNTTHLVELILDKYLPASHEEIEEDTEELCSEHAKLHHTVERLTEFGSRASRRIYLALVEHSQHMYKIEILILILYALIVIQTMKVLEILFTFVFKLFSSYAYFFFLGFLHILQWTYS; from the exons ATGTTTGCGATCATGGAAGTAAAATTAACAGATAGGTTATATAGGATTCAATCTGTAGATCGTGCTAGAAAGATACCaagtttgaattatttatttgacaaATCTACGAAAGTTTATGATCGTATGAAGGGAGCAAATACGTTTGTTAATTGGGCATTCGATATGGTAGAAAATGTTGTAAACATTGTTATTGAGAAATCAACGCCAGTTGCTAGATTAATGGAAAAACCTATTTATACTTTGGATAAGACACTGTGCCAGGGTTTCGATTTTATGGAAGTGAAACTGCCTATAATCAAAGAAGAACCTAAAGAG atATTAGATAGGACAAAATCATTTGTTACAAATCATCTACGTCCAGCCGTAAAAACTTTTTCTAATCTTAAACATGAAACAAAGCAAAAAGTCAGAATTATGATTTTACTTACCTATTATAAGGTACATTACTTACGTTTATATAGTTGGCAACAAGCAGATAGAGTCATGTCCACTCAAACAGGAATCAGTATTCTAAAAACTGTGGATAATACAACACATCTTGTAGAATTAATATTAGATAAGTACTTACCAGCGTCAcatgaagaaatagaagaggacacag aggAATTATGCAGTGAACACGCTAAATTACATCATACAGTAGAAAGACTTACTGAGTTCGGTAGTCGTGCTTCTCGTCGTATTTATCTTGCTTTAGTGGAACATTCGcaacatatgtataaaattgaaatacttatattaatattgtatgcTCTTATTGTAATTCAAACTATGAAAGTGTTGGAAATACTATTTACTTTCGTATTCAAATTGTTTAGTAGTTATgcatacttcttttttttaggatTTTTGCACATATTACAATGGACATATTCGTAA